The Oryzias latipes chromosome 8, ASM223467v1 genomic interval GCTCGGGAGGCGTACAGTAAAATGGTCGACTCTGATGAAGATAAAGGGGACTCCTCCAGTTCATACGAAGACGAACAAATCTCATCAGGTTATGAAACGCACTTCATGCCCACTGCCATAGAAATCCGTGGAGATTAAAAAATCAACATTGTGAATGTTGATTTCAACCACAGCTATCTCGTTTAGtcttttgaaccattttagtatTTGGAttgttgtgggggggggggggacttctcCAGGTGGACTTTGttcctttagaaaaaacaataagCTAGGCTTTTGTTGAATCCTCAGTCTACAGTGTcatactgctgctgctgctggttcaTTTCCAAACCAAAAATACATCCACCactgtaacatgttcttgaaatGCTGCAAAATGACTGAGTTCAGAGAAGAACCCAAATGACCATATTAGTTAAAAATATCAGAGATGACTGTAAAATATGGTCAGTATTTTGTTTAGCCTATCAAAAACTGCTTAACTTCTATACTGTTTTTCAAGGAAAAACTATCAAGGAAACTGTAataacacaaaaagtaaaatcacaaataaatgtgtaaaagatAAGGATACTAAATCAATGTCCCTAATAGTATGTAAATCTCCCTTTCCTGCCAAAACATGAACTCCATCAGATCTCTGATAGTGTACTGTTGCATCTGGCCCAACACTTAACCTGAAGAGCCTTTGTGGATTACAACGGGTTACTTATCACACCACACAGATGGTTTTCTGGAGTTTTAGAAAACCTAAATGGTGAGCTCTGACTTATAGGCATGGAACCAGATACCCCACAACATCTTTGTTTATCTTGACCCTTCCTTTTGTTtgactggtttgtttttaaagtgttttatttttattattttttttatttttaaagttttgtagtGTTGTGATTTTTCTAtccaatgtttttgcattgttacagtgtgaagcactttgtgattccACTAACTgtgctgtatgaataaagtttacttACTTTTCTATAAAATCTGTTGTTAACTTCAAATGTGCTTGACTTTGCCCCCAGTTCACCACTCCTCTTTCCTTGGCTCCCTTTTGGCACATATAGACCACAGCAGACTGGCATCTACAGTTCTAGAGATGCTCTGCAGTCATCTAGCCATCTCAACTTGGATTTTCTCAAATTAGCTCAAATTCTTACCTTTTCTTGCTTCTAAcaaatttatatataaaaaaaaggcaaacagcaATTGAGCTGAGAAGCCGGTATCAGTTCCTGTTCTGTTGCAGATAACTGTGTATCAACCAATGACTTAAGTGGGGAAAGGTGAAAACGGTCATGTGACTCATGTGTTTCATTAGATATAGTTAACAGTTTCTTTCCGACTGTAAAGGATGTAGTTGCCATAACATTTGTCGTTCAAAGAAAAAGCGTTGATGCAGCCTTGGTAGACATTCGTCCAGCCATTTTTTAAAGGCTTGTGGGAACCTTGTGAGGTCAGATTTAGAGTTAAGGCAATCCAACCTCAAATTCGCATAATTatgtatattattattataatattttgTACAGTCTGCATTTCTGGGGCGGATTCTAACTAACTCTTTAGCACTGCTTCTCATACACGTTTTCTCAGACACTCTTTCCTTAATACACCAATAGGGATGCACCAAACCTACCGAAGACATTCAGACAGTTTACTTAAATGCCCAAATTGAAAGCTGTCAAAAGTGGTttaattaacagaaaaaaaagatgttgctTTAATGACCCAGATCTACTTGACTTAAAATTTAAAGAAGTGGCAATTTGCAAACATCGGTCATTGTCAAGCTGCAATACTTGTAGTAAAACCTTAGCAAACAAtagtagtctatttaagtggACTACATGTATTTTAGACTGTACTAAAAGTAAGGCAGTACTGtatatttcatttcaattttatttgtatagcccaaaatcacaacagtcgtctcgatgggcttcgataCTTAAAGTTCACTTTTACATACTATGATAGACCTAAAATggtccaatttagtctgaagaagtattcagttcgTTCCTAGACAACACGTACATGGTGCAAGTATACTTTAAATAAACGTCTTGCGTAATGTATTTTGCTAAGGAAACAGCAAGTGAAACTACTAGGACATTCTTTCAGACATATTAAATCTAGGCCGTTTCTATATAGAGGCTTAAAATCAAACAATATATGCAATTTTTGATAATGCACAGATTATGTGTTTTGTATTTAAGAGTTGGGCAGCAAAAATAGAAGAATAAGAAAAttagtgactgctgctgcgggccatacatgttgttcttttgtcactagttttgttttattttgaaaggaaacagTTACAGTGAGTTCCGTGTGCCACGAGATGGATCCCCGTGGTCAGAGGAACTCTCTAAACTGAAATAATTTAGATAGAACTTCATGAGGGGGGAATATCAATTGTGAACATTTCGTAAAAGGATAATCTCTGCCTTGGTCTTCAATTTAGAGTTAAACTACATTAAAATCACACATGAATACGACCCTGTACGTAAACTAATCTGTTGTCTCGCGTGACTACCCAGAAAATACCGAACGGAAGCCGTCGCAGGTCAAATCGGCGTGCTCATTTGAACCAGAAGACGCGCTACGAAGAGCGGCCCAACGCTCACTGTCCAGCTTTTAAATCATTATTGTACGTACAGGTGCGATATACTGTTATTTTTGATAGTATATTTAGTCACTTCGTCGTGTTGACTATACACTTTTTGCTAGTTAAATTGAACGAAACGAACAATGACGACAGAGCGGGAATAGGAATAGATTTGGCTCAGCTAGTAGCATTAGCACACGAAGTAAAGCTCCATGCGCAGGAGCTTTAGCGTTCAGCCTCAAAAACGTGTTCAGGAAGTTTTTGACAATTGTTGAATTTTACCACGTTTTAGCGAAATCATGTGTGGCTGAATGATTTATTGAGTTCAAATATACCCGTTTAGGCTTTCTGTGGCTTAACGGAAGACGcgattttctgttttatgtgcCGGGCACAACATGGCCATCCTATTTTTTAACAGGCCGGAGTCGAAACGACTGATTACATTAAGTTAACAGCGAGCCAGTGTGTGGAGTGCGATCGCTCTATAAATCGATAATGATAGAAAATAGGGTTTGAttgtaattattaaaataaaatataagagACTGTAACCACATGATCTTTGATCTGACGTAGTTGAGTATGGTTTAGCTAATCGGTATTAGCTATACAGTATATCTGTGGTAAATTAACCAGGGTGTTGGGATTGGAGGACAAAAAGTTTTCGACGGAGCGCAGCAGTCGGTCGGCTGGCGAGGTGGGGGTAGGATTAGCCAAAGGCAGTTAAGCCGGGTCACAGAGATTTTAGCTGTTCGTGCGACTCTAACGtccttgtttcttttcttctttttttcgaATCGTTCGGTCCTGGTAGGAGTTTTCCTCACTTCCTTTTAAAAGTACCACCTTTATCTAGCTGTGCGTTTACATAGTTGCTATGGAACACTATGTCCACCATGAACTTTAAACCTTCTGTTCAAACTTACCCTTCCAGAAATACAAAAGCCACGTGGTGCTGCCTAAACCTCAATGATATCAGTATTTAAGTGTAATTTTAAGTGTTTGGATGCGTTTTACTTACAAATAAGCACATAGTTACTGCTTTGCAGTTGTACTTGTTTACAAGGATATTTTCAGCGTCCATTGATGCTTGTGGAGCTGGATATGATGCATCTAAATAACCTGACTGACACTGATGGTGTTTGTATTCATACTGTCTGATCCAGTgaccatgttttcatgtttcttttttggtgttGCAGTCAACCAGCTTTTGGGAGAAAGcagttttatgtttgtgtgtatgtgtgcaggaTGGAGTGGCAGCCGGATGAGCAGGGACTTCAGCAGGTCCTCCAGTTGCTCAAAGACTCCCAGTCGCCTAACACTGTCACACAGAGAGCAGTTCAACAAGTATCCTGTTCCAGcgtcctctttttttcccctttaaagcccatttgtattttttatattgccTTATTTGTTTGCATTGGTTAGCTTGTactgtagatgaaaacattagCCAGTCAAATGTCCTTAACCATCATGCTAGAAACTGGAACAGCTCAACCAGTTTCCCGACTTCAACAACTATCTGATCTTTGTCCTCACACGACTCAAAACTGAGGGTAAGCTGTGGTTGTTCTACTCTGAGCCTATAGCATCACACAGACTATTGATCTGCGTTGTTTTGAGCAACCTCTAACATGATAAGATTTTCTAATGGGAAAATGTTTAAAGCAGTGCATCTCCAGATTTTTAATAGAAATCTTTTGCCCCTATAGTCTGTGActtaagaaaaaatacaaaacctgAACGCCCTGTGTGCAACTTTTAAGTTCAGCCTCTGCTTAAAAGGATGAATTTTCTTAAAGGAATTGTTATGTTTAATGTAgatatttttagtttgttttgtgggcaattcagagggaaagtgcTGATGAGTGAGTTTAGGATTGAAATAGTTGATAAAGCGATGAATCATCTGCCAATTATTAATTAATACAAAATGGATGACCGAGCCAGCTGGTTTACACGGATACCAAATTAGCCATTATGCAATATTTTTGAGCTACTTTCTTTTGCCAAAAATGACAACTATCCTATAATATGATCCTGCATGTTAATTTCTGACCGTAAGACTAAGTATTTCCAGACACATTAATACGTTTAAAGTATTTTCTAGTTTTGCATCTCGTCTGCACTGCCATGTTTACATAAAGCAGGGTAACCAAAGTTTCATGTACTGGAagtttgaagtcccactcccatcgtcccagtggtcttaaccatgattataccatttttaaccaaaatcgaACATTTCTtgatatgtcctccatcttggaaaaaaggccacaagaacatgctaaaaacacaattttcattggagcacGTCTTTAAAAGTTGCGTCATGATGAACACACACTCTGACCGTAACCGACAAACTCTAAAAGTTGTTTGTTGCCAAAGCAGTACGTTAGAGCTGACCACGTGACCCATGTTGAAGTGGTTGGATAAACTCAGAGCTGTTCATTTGCAAAcactgaaaatctttttttaaatttttttattagtcAACATTGGTAAAAGGATTTTCTGTGACAACCTGTTGGTGATCTTAGTCAATTCTACATTTATCTAAATCAGGAAAACACATAACAGTGTGGCATCATTTTACTCACTAATTAGGTCTCAGATCGGCAATCAGGGGAGTAATCacaatatttttgttaaagttttacatttttaagaatCAACTGCTTCTTTCAGATGAGCCAACTCGCTCTCTAAGTGGTCTGATCCTGAAGAACAATGTCAAGGCCCACTACCAGAACTTCCCCCCAGCCGTTGCAGACTTCATCAAGCAGGAGTGCCTCAACAGCATCGGGGATCCGTCGCCGCTCATCCGTGCAACCATCGGTGAGTCTGGAGTTCCATCTGAAGCCTCCGTCTTACCTGTGATGTTCTGGAACTgatgcataaaaaacaaacccagATTGTCAGTGAAGGTGTTTGGTATTCATACTGTCTGATCCAAAGCTGTAGAGAGAACTGAAACTATCCGGCTGATGAAACGCGCACTTACATTTCTGTTTGTCCTTCCTTCCTAGGCATCCTCATTACTACTATTGCCTCCaaaggtgagctgcagacatggCCAGAACTGCTGCCCCAGCTCTGCAACCTGCTCAACTCTGAGGACTATAACACCTGCGAGGTTAGCACCTATCTGGATCTGAATTCATTACAAtgttaacactttaaaaatgatcTTCAATACCTAAACGACAGCTTCCTCCTTAACTAAAGATGTATATAAATTACTGACTGATGAATATGGTTAACCTGAACTCACAAATATAGGATAAGTGTGGCAAACGGCTGTACTGGCCAAAAAAACATGTACTTGTGACCTttactaaataaaaaaggaattttataGTCAACTCTTTGCATTATATTAGGGGTGCAACGGATGACAAAACTCACGGTTCGGataagtaaaatgaaaaaaataatacaattattATTTAATGCTTCAAAACATAGATTTAATAAAGCATATATAAAGTACTtcaaaacaaatacacacaaagatGTATTATAACATTGAATATTTGCTCAGTAAGGCctatttgtaaaaacaaacatcaataaGGTCTTTGAACTCAAGATATTCATCTATGTAAAAGATccccaaataaacaaatgtactTTGAGACATTGCagcttaaagaaaatgaagtaaAGAAAGATTCAGAGAAAGTTAGAATTTACTACTTTTCATTCTTTCCCTGTGGCCCCTACTGCTCtaaagcccctcccactggttCCAGAGGAGCAGCGTGTTTTCTCCCGCCACAGTGCGGGACGCCTGCTGCTCCTCACGGACTAATTTCTGAAGGATTTCATAGACATTTACCAATACTCTTTTACAGTTgagcaaaatgaataaagtggATCTCTCATCATCCGCATCCTCCGTATAGAGGTCAAGAAAAGCTTCTGacggaagctcctcccacacgcggctgGAGCTGCAGGTTAACACGCAAACATCAAGCAGCAACTTTATATCATGTTAAAACAAAGACGGTGTACATGAATTTGACACACAAATCAGTTTTCGGTGTGAGCGGACAGTTGATTTAAATGATGTGCGCGTGAGGTGCgcacacggggggggggggggggggggtgatccGTCCTACACGTGTGTGCCGAACCGTGGCTAGTGATCCGTACGGATCATCCGTGATCCGCTGCACCCCTACATTATATTCACTACTTTTGCGTAAGTCTTATCTTCTGATGTCGTCTTGTTCTCTCCTCTGTGTCCGTGTACGTTTCTGTTTGATTTGACAGCCTTTCTATGTATGTCCGTGTCTCAGGGCTCATTTGGCGCACTGCAGAAGATCTGCGAGGACTCGTCGGAGCTGCTGGACAGTGACGCTCTGAATAGACCTCTCAACATTATGATACCTAAATTCCTTCAGTTCTTCAAGCATTGCAGCCCCAAGATTAGGTACAGGAGAGAGGagaagtcttgtttttttagggCTTTTGCTAACATCTAACTTGTATTCGTGTTTACTTTCTTCACACTGATGCACTCGTGACACATAGCTTCTCCCTGAAATAGAATGAAGTGAAATAATTTGCACTCGTTCTGTTAGATATATTGGTTAAATTCTAATCTTGTTGGGAATTTAGCAAGTTAGTCAGCTGCACCTTATCAGTGGAGctgtttgcagatgttttttgttttagttttttaaatcactaaaaTACAAGATGCTCTTCTTGTTACCAACAGTAAATGATTGCCACTGCTTGCGGCAGGATCTCTCAAAGGCCTGTtgcattttcaatttttgtgtgtgttgcttTGCACTTCAAGTGTATGATTTGTAGGTtgtcgttgttgtttttttgattttcaattccaagcatttttaaagcaaaaactagCGGCTCTGTGTTGAACCTGAACTCATTCCCTGCAGATCCCATGCTATAGCCTGTGTGAACCAGTTCATCATCGGCAGAGCCCAGGCCCTGATGGACAATATAGACACCTTCATAGAGGTGGGCCATGTGTCTTAAAGGAGTCTGCTGCTTTCTATTTGCATGCGCCTTTATTGTTTCAACTCTTTTTCTCTTATTTCCTTTGTCAGAGCCTTTTTGCTCTGGCTGCAGACGAAGACCCCGAGGTCAGAAAGAATGTATGCCGGGCCCTGGTCATGTTACTGGAGGTCCGGATCGATCGCCTCATCCCTCACATGCACAGCATCATCCAGGTAAGGAAAAGCCAGGAAGCCGTTTGTTTTCAAGATGGCGTCGTCGTGTCTGGACATGATGAGAAACCCAGCTCATTGATGCATTGTGATACATAAAGTTCCTATGGTTTCTGATCCAGATCTGCCAAAACGCTGTGCCACAGTAATGCCACAGTATCTTTGCCTTAAAAGCTCCCATTTCTTTTGTATGGTGTTCTGTAACACACCTCATCCTCACACCTGCTCTGCATTTTTCAGTACATGCTGCAGAGGACTCAGGACCCCGACGAGAACGTGGCCCTGGAGGCGTGCGAGTTCTGGCTGACTCTAGCCGAACAGCCCATTTGTAAAGAGATGCTGTCTGGACACCTGATGCAGTGAGTTACACAGACTTCAATGTCAAAAATAGCCCATAAGTTGTGGTTTCATTGTCAAATtgataaataaatctaaaaacaattaaattttTCTATCGCAtaataaaattcttttttttcttctatcgccctaaaaaaacagactgatccCTATTTTAGTGAATGGAATGAAGTATTCAGAGATAGACATCATACTACTGAAGGTGAAACCTTTCATCCTTTCCCTGCATCTCTTTactcatttttgtttaaatgtttctcgTGCCGATCTGgagactggattttttttctgacggttgctttttttcctcacagGGAGATGTGGAGGAGGATGAGGCGGTGCCAGACAACGAGCAGGACATCAAGCCCCGCTTCCATAAATCTCGCACCGTCACGTTGCAGCATGAAGgaggggagggagaggagggcgAGGACGACGACGACGATGAAGATGATGACGATGACACGCTATCTGACTGGAATCTGCGTAAGTGAGGACCTGTGGGGTTTTGCTGTAGGTCCCAGTGAACTTCCCTGATGTTACACTAATCGAGTTGATGCTTTTTTGTAAGTTAGTGTTAGTCATGAAGGTCATGGATGGACGTATACAGAGCTAGAAACGGAGAGTGAATAATTTTTTCCGTTACAGGAAAgtgttctgctgcagctctggaCGTTCTGGCCAACGTGTTCCGCGACGACCTCCTCCCCCACCTCCTGCCGCTCCTAAAGGGGCTGCTCTTTCACCCAGACTGGGTCATCAAGGAATCTGGAATCTTGGTGTTGGGGGCGATAGCGGAAGGTAAAACTGTGGCGCACCTTTTGCATTCTTTGCCACATAAGAATTGCTGCCGTATAATAATAACGTGCTTAGGTTAACTTGTTATGGACCTGTTCCAGGTTGCATGCAGGGGATGGTGCCCTACCTGCCAGAGTTGATCCCTCACCTCATCCAGTGTCTGTGTGACAAGAAGGCTCTGGTCCGCTCCATCGCCTGCTGGACTCTGAGCCGCTATGCACACTGGGTGGTCTCCCAGCCTCCTGATTCCTACCTCAAACCTCTAATGACAGAACTTCTAAAGCGAATCCTGGACAGCAACAAGAGGGTGCAGGAGGCCGCTTGCAGGTGTGCAGCTTAATATTGCATTTCCATGAATGTGGAGGTGAAGAAAATCCCAGCTCATTGATTCCAATGATACGCTTTGTTCCCATATTTTCTCTGATCCACAACCAGCGTTTTTAATTCATGGGCATATGAATGCCATGCAGATGAAAATGGTGattgtttctccttttttgtccTCAGTGCATTTGCAACACTAGAGGAGGAGGCGTGCACAGAGCTAGTACCATACCTGAGTTTCATCCTGGACACGCTGGTCTTTGCCTTTGGGAAGTATCAGCACAAGAATCTCCTCATCCTGTATGATGCCATAGGAACTCTGGCAGATTCTGTGGGTCACCACCTCAACCAGCCCGTAAGTGTTTGAGACGGTCGGTATTTTTGGAGGATTGTTGAACACAAAGATGGGTGAAATAATTTTGGTCCTTCTAATATTAAATCTCAAATTGCTCCTGATGTGGATCAATACATAAAAACCCAAATCTGTTtggttttctatttaaaaaaaaaaaaaagttgaatttataTGAAAATGATAAAGTCCTCGTGTGTAAACTCTTGACTGTTGATAATGTTTTGTAGGAGTACATTCAGAAATTGATGCCTCCACTGATTGCCAAGTGGAACGAGCTTAAAGATGAAGACAAGGATCTTTTCCCGCTGTTGGAGGTCAGTGTTTTGAGCAGATCTCACTCGGAGATATGAAAGCTGTGTAATAAAGTTTCCCTTTGTAAATATTATGTAAGAttgatttaactttttgttgtgttttcttagTGCCTGTCATCAGTAGCCACAGCACTGCAGAGTGGGTTTCTGCCTTACTGTGAGCCTGTTTATCAGCGCTGCGTCACCCTTGTCCAGAAGACGCTGGCCCAGGCCATGGTGAGCAGGACGCCAACACCACACGCAGCGTAGGAGTCCTCCTTGATCACAAAGATGCTCATTGTGTGTCCTATATTGATTGACACAGATGTACAACCAGCATCCAGACCAGTACGAAGCGCCAGACAAGGATTTCATGATCGTGGCTTTGGACCTGCTGAGTGGACTGGCTGAAGGTCTGGGGGGTCATGTGGAACAGCTAGTGGCTCGCTCAAACATTATGACTCTTCTTTTCCAGTGCATGCAGGTGTGACAGGGAGCTTTCTGGATATTTAGTCTCTAAAACATATCAcaagtctctctttttttcttttaatggacttcagagtgtttttctttttggtttttgcagGACACAATGCCTGAGGTGAGGCAAAGCTCCTTTGCCCTCCTTGGTGATCTAACTAAAGCTTGCTTCCTCCACGTGAAGCCTTGCATTGGTGAGTTAGCTAAAAGGCTGCAGAATTCTGGCTTATTTTGCAAACAACCTTccatttttcaaatcatttttaagtcCGTCCTTAAAAATGATTacatttgattgttttctttgtatttattcttttcactGCAGCTGAATTCATGCCCATCCTGGGGCTCAACCTGAACCCAGAGTTTATTTCCGTGTGTAACAACGCCACCTGGGCTATTGGCGAGATTTCCATGCAAATGGGTAAGGATGTCAAAGACctccttttaaatttgttttcgcTATCTGGACATGATGAAACACCCAGCTCATTGACACACAATGATACATTTTGTTCCCATATTCTTGTCTGATCCAAACATGGAGAAGTGTAGtcctttgtggttgtttgttaAGGACGTGCTCAGCCTCTGCTGTGTCTTTCTAGGCGCAGAAATGCAGCCTTATGTGGGCATGGTGCTCCCCCACCTGGTGGAGATCATCAACAGACCAAACACGCCAAAGACTCTGCTTGAAAACACAGGTTCAGGAGGATTCGCAGTCATCATCATGCCACATAAGTGCTGTTGTGTCATTGTTTAAACAGGTTTTCCCGTTTCTTTTCGTGTAGCCATAACGATTGGCAGACTGGGCTATGTCTGTCCTCAGGAAGTCGCACCGCAGCTGCAGCATTTCATAAGACCCTGGTGAGTTTGACTgctttacaactcaaatttagcttatttttaaaagaaggttgaccttttttttcttctttttttttttaatataaattgcTTTCTCCTAAAATGCTCATTAAATGTTATACAGCGAAACATACGACACCTTGTGATGAGCCTATCTTTTTCCAGGTGCTCATCGCTGAGGAACATCAGGGACAACGAGGAGAAGGACTCTGCCTTCCGGGGCATCTGTGTGATGATCGGCGTTAACCCAGCAGGGGTGGTGCAGGTCCGATGACCATTTTCTGACGCGTTCAAAATGCCCCGTCTTCCTAGAAATTGAAATCAACACATGATCTCTGTTCAGGACTTCATCTTCTTCTGCGATGCTGTGGCTTCATGGGTCAGTCCTAAGGACGACTTGAGAGACATGTTTTACAAGGTGAGTCGTGCATCAGAAACATGGTTTGACGGAGGCTTTCCACACACTGTGATGATCAACTTTCAGACATTCGAAAACTGATTTAACAGTGTGGACAATGTTTAGATCTGAGAGGTGTGGATACCTCTTCTCTTTTATCTCCACCTCAAGACACAAAATTAAGTGTGTgggggtttttactgtaaaaggCTGCAAATTTGATgctaaatatttttgctttttaagatTCTGCACGGCTTCAAGGACCAGGTTGGAGAAGAAAACTGGCATCAGTTTTCCGAGCAGTTCCCCCCTCTTTTGAAGGAGCGCCTGTCAGCCTGCTATGGCGTCTAACCTGAAGCCTTCCTGTGGTCCACTGACCTGTTAGGTACGCCTGTGTGTTTGTCTGGGTTTATTTTACTCGTCGACTGTTTCCTTGATGTGATGAAACACCCAGCTCATTGAGAAACAATGATACACTTTGTtcccaaacacatttttctgatcAAGAATTGCACCAGTTGAAATTGCCCTGTGAGCCGTGAAGCAGCCGCATTGATCATGtgacttgttgtttttttctgcttgcagGCTAATGAAGGGGAGGGTAACGGGGGAACTCATTGCACTGCCCAGATCGTGGGGAGAAACTAGAGCTGGAGGGGTGTGACTGGCCTTGACCTTCCGCTCTATGGACGGCCTCCTTTTCCCCGCGCCCTGTTTGTCTTTGTGAGGGAGGGTGGGAGGAGGGTGGTGTGGGGGGGTAACCAGGGAATATACATATACCTCCGATAGAACGCCTCACTAAATCCGACACACTCAAAAGCAACTCGCCAAAAAACACAGCAGGGAAATGAGGGCAAAATAGTGACGACGTTTGGCCTCCCCCTCTGACTCATCAACTGCATTATTGTTACGAGGGAGAAAACTGGGGGAGGCAAGGAGGGGGAGGACGAGGAGAGAAAAAGGTACACAATAATAATCTGAACCAGCAGTGGGCGCCACAGTTCCAGCTTCTACAATGCATGTAGAATGGCTCGTAGATGTTAAAACGGGGGCTCAACGGAGAAGCAAGATGCTTTTACAACGTGCACAAAACATTTTGCACCTTTTACTGCAGAATTGCATCGATTTGTTTTtgaatgtgcacacacacacaggccttTGATCACGTGCACATTTAGCTGAATTTCATTTTTCCTGTCTGGCTCGCCGAATTCCTTTCAATCTTTTAGGATTCTAGTTCTTTTAGTCCGAGGCAATAAAGATGCAGTACATGAGTCGTCAAAGGTTTATATCTTCGCTGCACCAAACTATATTGCATGGCGTACGGTTACCACACTAAGTTGCATGTTTGAGTGAACGTCTCTCTTGATTTAATGCATTAGTTTTTGTTCAAATGGGGAGGATTATGAGGTGCTCGGTTATTGCTCCTATGTAGTGTCTAAATGATGTCCCTGTAGTTTAACGCAGTCGGTGGGGGTTAAGTCCCGCTATAGGTAAATTAATTCAGGAATTGACTCGTTTCTAGTTGTGTATGCAACAAAAGTTCACATACTGTAAGGCAGATGAAGAAACCTATTTGCTgctgttgctttgtttttagaATACTTGCAAAACAAACTTATACAAGTTTCACCCAAATGAATTTCCTCTCACTGGtataaatgcacttttttctgttgtaaGAAATCTAAAATTTATCTTTAAGGCGTACAGTAACGATATATTGAACTTGatggttctttttttgttttg includes:
- the LOC101170763 gene encoding transportin-2-like isoform X1, producing the protein MEWQPDEQGLQQVLQLLKDSQSPNTVTQRAVQQKLEQLNQFPDFNNYLIFVLTRLKTEDEPTRSLSGLILKNNVKAHYQNFPPAVADFIKQECLNSIGDPSPLIRATIGILITTIASKGELQTWPELLPQLCNLLNSEDYNTCEGSFGALQKICEDSSELLDSDALNRPLNIMIPKFLQFFKHCSPKIRSHAIACVNQFIIGRAQALMDNIDTFIESLFALAADEDPEVRKNVCRALVMLLEVRIDRLIPHMHSIIQYMLQRTQDPDENVALEACEFWLTLAEQPICKEMLSGHLMQLIPILVNGMKYSEIDIILLKGDVEEDEAVPDNEQDIKPRFHKSRTVTLQHEGGEGEEGEDDDDDEDDDDDTLSDWNLRKCSAAALDVLANVFRDDLLPHLLPLLKGLLFHPDWVIKESGILVLGAIAEGCMQGMVPYLPELIPHLIQCLCDKKALVRSIACWTLSRYAHWVVSQPPDSYLKPLMTELLKRILDSNKRVQEAACSAFATLEEEACTELVPYLSFILDTLVFAFGKYQHKNLLILYDAIGTLADSVGHHLNQPEYIQKLMPPLIAKWNELKDEDKDLFPLLECLSSVATALQSGFLPYCEPVYQRCVTLVQKTLAQAMMYNQHPDQYEAPDKDFMIVALDLLSGLAEGLGGHVEQLVARSNIMTLLFQCMQDTMPEVRQSSFALLGDLTKACFLHVKPCIAEFMPILGLNLNPEFISVCNNATWAIGEISMQMGAEMQPYVGMVLPHLVEIINRPNTPKTLLENTAITIGRLGYVCPQEVAPQLQHFIRPWCSSLRNIRDNEEKDSAFRGICVMIGVNPAGVVQDFIFFCDAVASWVSPKDDLRDMFYKILHGFKDQVGEENWHQFSEQFPPLLKERLSACYGV
- the LOC101170763 gene encoding transportin-2-like isoform X2 yields the protein MSVSQGSFGALQKICEDSSELLDSDALNRPLNIMIPKFLQFFKHCSPKIRSHAIACVNQFIIGRAQALMDNIDTFIESLFALAADEDPEVRKNVCRALVMLLEVRIDRLIPHMHSIIQYMLQRTQDPDENVALEACEFWLTLAEQPICKEMLSGHLMQLIPILVNGMKYSEIDIILLKGDVEEDEAVPDNEQDIKPRFHKSRTVTLQHEGGEGEEGEDDDDDEDDDDDTLSDWNLRKCSAAALDVLANVFRDDLLPHLLPLLKGLLFHPDWVIKESGILVLGAIAEGCMQGMVPYLPELIPHLIQCLCDKKALVRSIACWTLSRYAHWVVSQPPDSYLKPLMTELLKRILDSNKRVQEAACSAFATLEEEACTELVPYLSFILDTLVFAFGKYQHKNLLILYDAIGTLADSVGHHLNQPEYIQKLMPPLIAKWNELKDEDKDLFPLLECLSSVATALQSGFLPYCEPVYQRCVTLVQKTLAQAMMYNQHPDQYEAPDKDFMIVALDLLSGLAEGLGGHVEQLVARSNIMTLLFQCMQDTMPEVRQSSFALLGDLTKACFLHVKPCIAEFMPILGLNLNPEFISVCNNATWAIGEISMQMGAEMQPYVGMVLPHLVEIINRPNTPKTLLENTAITIGRLGYVCPQEVAPQLQHFIRPWCSSLRNIRDNEEKDSAFRGICVMIGVNPAGVVQDFIFFCDAVASWVSPKDDLRDMFYKILHGFKDQVGEENWHQFSEQFPPLLKERLSACYGV